From the genome of Etheostoma spectabile isolate EspeVRDwgs_2016 chromosome 10, UIUC_Espe_1.0, whole genome shotgun sequence, one region includes:
- the cxcl14 gene encoding C-X-C motif chemokine 14 encodes MHRCSAVLLLLVVALYVLSAEAYKCRCTRKGPKIRYKDVQKLEIKPKHPFCQEKMIFVTMENVARFKGQEYCLHPKLQSTKNLVKWFRIWKDKHRVYEA; translated from the exons ATGCATCGGTGCTCAGCGGTGCTGCTTTTGTTAGTGGTGGCCTTATACGTCCTGAGTGCAGAAG CCTACAAGTGCAGGTGCACCAGAAAAGGGCCGAAGATCCGATACAAGGATGTGCAGAAGCTGGAGATTAAACCCAAACACCCGTTCTGCCAGGAGAAGATGATATT TGTGACGATGGAGAACGTGGCTCGGTTCAAAGGGCAGGAGTATTGTCTCCATCCCAAACTTCAGAGCACCAAGAACCTGGTCAAATGGTTCCGTATCTGGAAGGACAAGCACAG ggtgTATGAAGCCTAA